In a genomic window of Callithrix jacchus isolate 240 chromosome 22, calJac240_pri, whole genome shotgun sequence:
- the PEG3 gene encoding paternally-expressed gene 3 protein isoform X3, translated as MRARNMCHASLGSASECSIKDAESYQNMVNLTEDRKPHNTIQDNMENYRKLLSLGVQLAEDDGHSHMTQGHSSRSKRSAYPSTSRGLKTMPEAKKSTHRRGICEDESSHGVIMEKFIKDVSRSSKSGRARESSDRSQRFPRMSDDNWKDLSLNKRESVIQERVYEGNSFRGGFRFNSTLVSRKRILERKRRYHFDTDGKGSTHDQKACPRKKPFECGSEMRKAMSMSSLSSLSSPSFTESQPVDFGAMPYVCDECGRSFSVISGFVEHQIMHTRENLYEYGESFIHSVAVSEVQKSQIGGKRFECKDCGETFNKSAALAEHRKIHARDYLVECKDQAYEEAFMPSPTFSELQKIYGKDKFYECRVCKETFLHSSALIEHQKIHFGDGKDNDRERERERERERGEAFMPSSTLNEFQKMYGKEKMYECKVCGETFLHSSSLKEHQKIHARGNPFENKGKVCEETFIPGQSLKRRQKTYNKEKLYDFTDGRDAFMQSSELSEHQKIHSRKNIFEGRGYEKSVIHSMPFTESQKSHTITRPPESDEDEKPFTISSNPFENQIPTKENVYEGKSYERSVIHSLASVEAQKSHSVAGPSKPKVMAESTIQSFEAINHQRVRAGGNTSEGRGYSRSVIQRLVASKLPKSHNGNELVESNENGESSIYISDLNGKRLKIAARENPCEGGSKSHNYEDSVIQSVSHAKPQKSVSGKGSGEFKKDGEFSVPSSNVREYQKARAKKKYIEHRSNETSVIHSLPFGKQQTHRPRGMLYECQECGECFAHRSDLTEHQKIHDREKPSGSRNYEWSVIRSLAPTDPQTSYAQEQYAKEQARNKYKEFRQSFATNKDLNTHQKNYDQEKSHGKKSQGKKTHGEETHGKKSHGEKSNGEKTQDEEMHGEETHGQEIIEDPVIQGSDMEEPQKDDPDDTIYECEDCGLGFVDLTDLTDHQKVHRRKCLVDSREYTHSVSHTHSISEYQRNYTGEQLYECPKCGESFIHSSFLFEHQRIHEQDQLYSLKGCDDGFIALLPVKPRRNRAAERNPALAGSAIRCLLCGQGFIHSSALNEHMRLHREDDLLEQSQMAEEAIIPGLALAEFQRSQTEERLFECAVCGESFVNAAELADHVTVHKNEPYEYGSSYTHTSFLTEPLKGAMPFYECKDCGKSFIHSTVLTKHKELHLEEEDDDDDDEAAGAAAQEVEANVHVPQEVLRIQGSNVEAAEPEVEAAEPEVEAAEPEVEAAEPNGEAEGPDGEAAEPNGEAEQPNGEAEQPNGDADEPDGAGIEDPEERAEEPEGKAEEPEGDADEPDGAGIEDPEEGEDQEIQVEEPYYDCHECTETFTSSAAFGEHLKTHASMIIFEPANAFGECSGHIERASTSTGGADQADEKYFKCDVCGQLFSDRLSLARHQNTHTG; from the exons ATGAGGGCAAGGAATATGTGTCATGCGTCTTTGGGATCTGCCTCAGAGTGTAGCATCAAG GATGCCGAATCATACCAAAATATGGTGAACCTCACTGAGGACAGAAAACCTCACAACACAATACAGGACAACATGGAAAACTACAGGAAGCTGCTCTCCCTGG GAGTGCAGCTTGCTGAAGACGATGGCCACTCCCACATGACACAGGGCCACTCATCAAGATCCAAGAGAAGTGCCTACCCAAGCACCAGTCGAG GTCTGAAAACTATGCCTGAAGCCAAAAAATCAACTCACCGGCGGGGGATTTGTGAAGATGAATCTTCCCACGGGGTGATAATGGAAAAATTCATCAAGGATGTGTCACGCAGTTCCAAATCAGGAAGAGCAAGGGAGTCAAGCGACCGGTCACAGAGATTCCCCAGAATGTCAGATGATAACTGGAAGGACCTTTCATTGAACAAGAGGGAGTCAGTGATCCAGGAGAGGGTTTATGAAGGGAATTCATTTAGGGGAGGCTTTAGGTTCAATTCAACCCTTGTTTCCAGAAAGAGAATTCTTGAAAGAAAGAGGCGCTATCATTTTGACACAGATGGGAAGGGCTCGACTCATGATCAAAAAGCCTGTCCCAGGAAGAAGCCCTTTGAATGTGGTAGTGAGATGAGAAAAGCCATGAGCATGAGCAGCCTGAGCAGCCTCAGCTCCCCATCCTTCACCGAGTCACAGCCAGTTGATTTTGGGGCAATGCCTTATGTATGTGATGAGTGTGGGAGGTCGTTCAGTGTCATCTCAGGATTTGTTGAGCACCAGATCATGCATACTAGAGAGAACCTCTATGAGTATGGTGAGTCCTTTATACACAGTGTGGCTGTCAGTGAAGTTCAGAAAAGTCAGATTGGAGGGAAACGTTTTGAATGTAAGGACTGTGGGGAGACCTTCAATAAGAGTGCCGCCTTGGCTGAACATCGAAAAATCCATGCTAGAGATTATCTTGTGGAATGTAAGGATCAGGCATATGAGGAAGCCTTCATGCCTAGCCCAACCTTTAGTGAGCTTCAGAAAATCTATGGCAAAGACAAATTCTATGAGTGCAGGGTGTGTAAGGAAACGTTCCTTCATAGTTCTGCCCTTATTGAGCACCAGAAAATCCACTTTGGGGATGGCAAAGATAATGACCGTGAACGTGAACGTGAACGCGAACGCGAGCGCGGGGAAGCCTTTATGCCCAGCTCAACCCTTAatgaatttcagaaaatgtatggtAAAGAGAAAATGTACGAATGTAAGGTGTGTGGGGAGACTTTCCTTCATAGCTCATCTCTGAAAGAACATCAGAAAATCCATGCTAGAGGGAACCCATTTGAAAATAAGGGTAAAGTGTGTGAGGAAACCTTTATTCCTGGTCAGTCCCTTAAAAGGCGCCAGAAAACTTACAATAAGGAGAAGCTCTACGACTTTACAGATGGCCGGGATGCCTTCATGCAAAGCTCAGAGCTCAGTGAGCATCAAAAAATTCATTCTCGAAAGAACATCTTTGAAGGCAGAGGGTATGAGAAATCTGTCATTCATAGTATGCCCTTCACTGAATCTCAGAAGAGTCATACCATAACAAGACCTCCTGAAAGTGATGAGGACGAGAAGCCTTTCACCATTAGCTCTAACCCCTTTGAAAACCAGATTCCCACTAAGGAAAATGTCTATGAGGGGAAATCATATGAGAGATCCGTTATTCATAGCCTAGCCTCTGTGGAAGCTCAAAAAAGTCACAGTGTAGCAGGGCCCAGTAaaccaaaagtaatggcagagTCTACCATTCAGAGCTTTGAGGCCATCAACCACCAGCGAGTTCGTGCTGGAGGGAACACCTCTGAAGGAAGGGGATACAGTAGGTCTGTTATCCAGAGGTTAGTGGCTTCCAAACTTCCAAAAAGTCACAATGGAAATGAATTGGTGGAATCTAATGAGAATGGAGAATCCTCCATTTATATCTCAGACCTAAATGGTAAGCGACTGAAGATTGCTGCCAGAGAGAACCCTTGTGAAGGGGGCAGTAAGAGTCACAACTATGAAGACTCAGTCATACAGAGTGTATCCCATGCCAAACCTCAGAAAAGTGTTTCTGGAAAGGGATCTGGTGAATTTAAGAAGGATGGTGAATTCTCTGTTCCCAGCTCCAATGTCCGTGAATACCAGAAGGCTCGTGCTAAAAAGAAGTATATTGAGCATAGGAGCAATGAGACCTCTGTAATTCACTCTCTACCTTTTGGTAAACAACAAACACATCGCCCTCGAGGGATGCTCTATGAATGTCAGGAGTGTGGAGAGTGCTTTGCTCATAGGTCTGACCTCACTGAGCACCAGAAGATTCATGATAGAGAGAAGCCCTCTGGAAGCAGAAACTATGAATGGTCTGTCATTCGCAGCTTGGCACCTACTGACCCTCAAACAAGTTATGCCCAAGAGCAATATGCTAAAGAACAAGCCCGGAACAAATATAAGGAGTTCAGACAATCCTTTGCTACCAACAAAGACCTCAACACACACCAGAAAAACTATGACCAAGAGAAGTCTCATGGCAAGAAGTCTCAAGGCAAGAAGACCCATGGGGAGGAGACCCATGGCAAGAAGTCCCACGGTGAGAAGTCTAATGGTGAGAAGACCCAAGATGAGGAGATGCATGGCGAGGAGACTCACGGTCAGGAGATAATTGAAGACCCTGTCATTCAAGGCTCAGACATGGAAGAGCCTCAGAAGGATGACCCTGATGACACAATCTATGAATGTGAGGACTGTGGCCTGGGCTTTGTGGATCTCACAGACCTCACAGACCATCAGAAAGTCCACAGGAGGAAGTGCCTGGTTGACAGTCGGGAGTACACACATTCTGTAAGTCACACCCATTCCATTAGTGAGTATCAGAGAAATTACACTGGAGAGCAGCTATATGAATGCCCAAAGTGTGGGGAATCTTTTATTCATAGCTCATTCCTTTTCGAGCATCAGAGAATCCATGAGCAAGACCAGTTGTATTCCTTGAAGGGGTGTGATGATGGTTTTATTGCCCTCTTGCCTGTGAAGCCACGGAGGAATCGTGCTGCAGAGAGGAATCCTGCTCTTGCTGGGTCAGCCATTCGATGCCTGTTGTGCGGACAGGGCTTCATTCATAGCTCTGCCCTTAATGAGCATATGAGGCTTCATAGGGAAGATGATTTACTGGAGCAGAGCCAGATGGCCGAGGAAGCGATCATTCCAGGCTTAGCCCTCGCTGAGTTTCAGAGAAGTCAGACTGAAGAGAGACTCTTTGAATGTGCAGTCTGTGGAGAATCTTTTGTCAATGCAGCAGAACTTGCAGATCATGTAACTGTTCATAAGAATGAGCCTTATGAGTATGGGTCCTCCTATACTCATACCTCATTTCTTACTGAGCCCCTCAAAGGAGCTATGCCATTCTATGAATGCAAGGACTGTGGTAAGTCCTTTATTCATAGCACAGTCCTAACTAAACATAAGGAGCTTCATCTggaagaagaagatgatgatgatgatgatgaagcaGCTGGAGCAGCAGCCCAGGAAGTTGAAGCCAATGTCCATGTTCCACAAGAAGTTCTGAGGATTCAGGGGTCAAATGTAGAGGCTGCCGaaccagaggtggaggctgccgagCCAGAAGTGGAGGCTGCTGagccagaggtggaggctgccgagCCTAATGGAGAGGCTGAAGGGCCAGATGGAGAGGCTGCAGAGCCCAATGGAGAGGCTGAGCAGCCGAACGGAGAGGCTGAGCAGCCAAATGGGGATGCCGACGAGCCAGATGGTGCAGGGATTGAAGACCCAGAAGAAAGAGCTGAAGAGCCAGAGGGAAAAGCTGAAGAGCCAGAGGGAGATGCCGATGAGCCTGATGGTGCGGGAATCGAAGACCCTGAAGAAGGTGAAGATCAAGAGATTCAGGTGGAAGAACCATACTATGACTGCCATGAATGCACAGAAACCTTCACTTCTAGCGCAGCATTCGGTGAGCATCTGAAAACCCATGCCAGCATGATCATATTTGAGCCTGCAAATGCCTTTGGAGAGTGCTCAGGCCACATTGAACGTGCCAGCACCAGCACAGGTGGTGCCGATCAAGCCGATGAGAAATACTTCAAATGTGATGTCTGTGGGCAGCTCTTCAGTGACCGCCTGTCCCTCGCCAGACACCAGAATACCCACACCGGCTGA